A stretch of the Xiphophorus couchianus chromosome 15, X_couchianus-1.0, whole genome shotgun sequence genome encodes the following:
- the trib2 gene encoding tribbles homolog 2, whose translation MNIQRSNPINISRYGRSRHKSHDFEELSCLRTTESNQSFSPNLGSPSPPETPDSSHCISRIGDYLLLEPLEGDHVFRAAHLHSGDELICKVFDIGRYQESLAAYFALGQHEHINQILEILLGETRAYVFFDRSHGDMHSFVRTCKKLREDEAARLFYQIASAVAHCHDNGLVLRDLKLRKFVFKNEDRNLVKLESLEDSYILAGLDDSLSDKHGCPAYVSPEILNANGSYSGKAADVWSLGVMLYTILVGRYPFHDVEPGSLFSKIRRGHFNIPETLTPKAKCLIRSILRREPAERLTSREILEHPWFASSGVLGGFQAHGRGEREQEQMVPEVNMEEELELFS comes from the exons ATGAACATACAGAGGTCAAATCCAATCAACATTTCACGTTATGGGAGATCGCGACACAAATCGCACGATTTTGAAGAATTGTCTTGCCTAAGGACTACAGAGTCGAACCAGAGTTTCAGCCCGAACCTCGGCTCCCCCAGCCCGCCGGAGACCCCGGACTCCTCGCACTGCATCTCCCGCATCGGGGACTACCTTTTGTTGGAGCCGCTGGAGGGAGACCACGTTTTCAGAGCCGCCCACCTGCACAGCGGGGACGAGCTCATATGTAAG GTTTTCGACATTGGCCGGTACCAGGAGTCGCTGGCGGCCTACTTTGCCCTGGGCCAGCATGAGCACATCAACCAGATCCTGGAGATTTTGCTCGGCGAGACGCGAGCCTACGTGTTCTTCGACAGGAGCCACGGCGACATGCACTCCTTCGTCCGCACCTGCAAGAAGCTGCGGGAAGACGAGGCCGCCCGGCTCTTCTATCAGATAGCCTCGGCCGTGGCACATTGCCATGACAACGGACTGGTCCTCCGTGACCTCAAGCTGAGGAAGTTCGTCTTCAAGAACGAGGACAG AAACCTTGTTAAACTGGAGAGCCTCGAGGACTCTTACATTCTTGCTGGTCTTGACGATTCGCTGTCAGACAAACATGGCTGCCCGGCCTACGTCAGCCCGGAGATCCTCAACGCCAACGGCAGCTACTCGGGCAAGGCGGCCGACGTCTGGAGCCTGGGCGTCATGCTCTACACCATCCTCGTGGGGCGCTACCCTTTCCACGACGTCGAGCCGGGATCGCTGTTCAGCAAAATCCGCCGGGGCCACTTCAACATCCCAGAGACGCTGACGCCGAAGGCCAAGTGCCTGATCCGCTCCATACTGCGCCGGGAGCCGGCGGAGCGCCTCACCTCCCGGGAGATCCTGGAGCACCCATGGTTCGCCTCCTCCGGAGTGCTGGGGGGGTTCCAGGCGCACGGCAGAGGGGAGAGGGAGCAGGAGCAAATGGTGCCTGAGGTGaacatggaggaggagctggagcttTTTAGCTGA